One Nerophis ophidion isolate RoL-2023_Sa linkage group LG23, RoL_Noph_v1.0, whole genome shotgun sequence genomic window carries:
- the pvalb8 gene encoding parvalbumin 8 has protein sequence MSLSSILSADAIASAIKDCQAPDSFCPKKFFQVCGMTKKSPQDVKKIFGILDNDGSGYIEEEELKFFLQRFSPSARVLTDTETKAFMHAADDDSDGRIGVDEFQAMVQS, from the exons ATGTCGCTGTCGTCTATCCTTTCCGCTGATGCCATCGCCAGCGCGATCAAGGACTGCCAAG CACCGGACTCCTTCTGCCCCAAGAAGTTCTTCCAGGTCTGCGGCATGACCAAGAAGAGCCCTCAGGACGTGAAGAAGATCTTCGGTATCCTGGACAACGACGGAAGCGGTTACAttgaggaggaggagctgaa GTTTTTTCTTCAGAGGTTTTCCCCCAGCGCCCGAGTCCTGACCGACACAGAGACCAAGGCCTTCATGCATGCCGCCGACGATGACAGCGACGGGCGGATTGGAGTAGACG AGTTCCAAGCGATGGTACAATCCTAA